A DNA window from Streptomyces sp. B21-083 contains the following coding sequences:
- a CDS encoding alpha/beta fold hydrolase, which translates to MSRSTYRVLSSLALLALAAGGVTACGDNAPSPTASSSATSAASPGSAKAAEAKLHMVDNGGHRLAFYVTQGNGSTIVLDSGGGEYSSQWKDIAPKVHAVTGATVITYDRAGLGKSDVVPGAWKVESAVSDLRAGLKNLGVTKDVTLVSHSQAGEIANYLAQDNPELLSGAVLVDANLPQFFTDEEIPRLVAGTQPEVDAAKKDPEKPENRQLISTAEGFAAAHQAFHKVVWPDSVPATVMVSEKTPFAGSPEDAQRWRDAAASFAQEAPNRTLVTAKGTSHEVPTDRPDLVLKEIEAAFAAHH; encoded by the coding sequence ATGAGCCGTTCCACGTACCGCGTTCTGTCCTCCCTCGCCTTGCTGGCCCTGGCCGCCGGCGGCGTCACAGCCTGCGGCGACAATGCCCCGAGCCCCACGGCCTCGTCGTCCGCCACCTCGGCCGCCTCCCCGGGATCCGCCAAGGCGGCCGAAGCCAAGCTGCACATGGTCGACAACGGTGGTCATCGTCTGGCCTTCTACGTCACACAGGGCAACGGCTCGACCATCGTCCTGGACTCGGGCGGCGGTGAGTACTCCTCGCAGTGGAAGGACATCGCTCCCAAGGTGCACGCGGTCACCGGTGCCACCGTCATCACGTACGACCGGGCCGGTCTCGGCAAGAGCGACGTGGTGCCCGGCGCGTGGAAGGTCGAGAGCGCCGTCAGTGACCTCAGGGCGGGGCTCAAGAATCTGGGCGTCACCAAGGACGTGACCCTGGTGTCCCACTCCCAGGCCGGTGAGATCGCGAATTACCTCGCCCAGGACAACCCGGAGCTGCTGTCCGGTGCGGTGCTGGTCGACGCCAACCTCCCGCAGTTCTTCACGGACGAGGAGATCCCCCGTCTCGTAGCCGGGACTCAGCCGGAGGTCGACGCGGCGAAGAAGGATCCCGAGAAGCCGGAGAACCGTCAGCTCATCTCCACCGCGGAGGGTTTCGCCGCAGCACACCAGGCATTCCATAAGGTGGTGTGGCCGGACTCGGTGCCGGCGACAGTGATGGTTTCGGAGAAGACTCCGTTCGCCGGGTCTCCCGAGGACGCCCAGCGCTGGCGTGACGCCGCCGCCTCGTTCGCCCAGGAGGCACCGAACCGGACGCTCGTCACCGCCAAGGGCACTTCCCATGAGGTGCCGACGGACCGTCCCGACCTCGTGCTCAAGGAAATCGAAGCCGCGTTCGCCGCACACCACTGA
- a CDS encoding RDD family protein, translated as MAYARDTAAVAATGGPVLVLASNGRRIAARLVDTMIASIFACLGFMAAAAASDGAALVILVPVGFAAGGLLYFLPLVHWWGTTVGKRLFGLRVVRLWSDGTLPPSWRDTFIREFDRAAFMSFPGLNLLVGAILLAQMLKDRGTYHQSKYDRAARTVVVRWPA; from the coding sequence GTGGCGTATGCCCGCGACACGGCTGCGGTGGCTGCGACGGGCGGGCCGGTGCTGGTGTTGGCTTCCAACGGGCGCAGGATCGCGGCTCGTCTGGTGGACACGATGATTGCGTCGATATTTGCGTGTCTCGGGTTCATGGCCGCCGCGGCGGCCAGCGACGGTGCCGCGCTGGTGATCCTTGTGCCGGTGGGGTTCGCGGCAGGAGGGCTGTTGTATTTCCTTCCCCTCGTGCATTGGTGGGGCACGACCGTCGGGAAGCGCCTCTTCGGCTTGCGGGTGGTCCGTCTGTGGTCGGACGGGACCCTTCCGCCGTCATGGAGGGACACCTTTATCAGGGAGTTCGACCGGGCGGCATTCATGTCCTTTCCGGGGCTGAACCTGCTGGTTGGCGCGATTCTGCTCGCTCAGATGCTCAAGGACCGGGGAACTTATCACCAGAGCAAATATGACCGCGCGGCGCGCACCGTTGTGGTGAGATGGCCAGCCTGA